The stretch of DNA TGCGGCATCTGCGGCGAAGCGGCCAGACGCGATGGAGTTGGCATGGTGCGATTTTCCCGGGCGGAAGCCGGTCAATAGAGCGGACCGAAGTTGGCGCAGGCGCGGAAGTCGGCGCCCATCAGGTCATCGGTGCCGAAGGCGGACCAGGCGCTCGGACGAAACACCTGCCCGCGGTCGACATTGTGCATGTAGACCGGGATACGCAGGATGCTGGCCAGGCTGATTAGGTCGGCGCCGATATGGCCGTAACTCATAACGCAGTGGTTCGCGCCCCAGTTGTTCATCACCGAGTAGGTGTCGCCGAAGGCCCCCTGCCCGGTGAGACGCGGGGCGAACCATGTCGTGGGCCACGTCGGATTCGTCCGCTCCTCGAGAAGGCGATGTGTTTTCTCCGGCAACTCCACGGTTTGTCCCTCGGCGATCTGCAATGCGGGTCCGAGTCCGTGCACAAGGTTGATCCGGTAAATCGTGGCCGGCATGCCGCCCCGCGTGACATAACGCGTGCTCCATCCGCCGCCGGGGAAATACTCGGTGATCGACGGATGCCAAGACGTCGCCCCGATGCAGGCCTTCACCTCGGCCGGGGTGATGTCCCAGAAAGGCTTCATCGCCGGCTGGCCGTTGATCTTTTGTTCGCCGCAGCCGTCCAGAGCGGCCGGTCCCGAGTTGATGAGGTGGAGCAAACCCTGCGCGGCCGGTCCGCTCGGGGTTTCACCGGAGACGCGTTTGATGGCATCCGCACTCCAATAAGTGCGCAGATCGGCAAAGATCTGCGCGGTGTTGGTCAGCAGGTGGCCGAAAAGCATGCTCGCACCGTTGAGGGCGTCGTTCTCGGTGGCCACGATGTAAGGGGCGCGCGGACCGTTCCAATCGAAAGACGTGCTGAGGATGGCCTCGAGGAAATCACCGTTGGGCATATGGTCGGTCCATTGGCGCTGACCTTGGAAGCCGGAGGCGATTGCATGGTGACCCTGAGCCTCTTCCCCAAAGCCCATCTTGGCCAGTTGCGGGTTGCCGACCATGAGGTCGCGCGCGATGAGGGCCATCTTGACCGATATCTCCCACTCCGCGTCGAGCCGCTTGCGCGGACGTTTGGTCTTCGGGCTGTTCCAATCCTTGCCTTCTTTGCAGTTTGCTTTGACCCATTTGAGGGCCTTGGCGAACTCTGCTTTGTCATAGATGCCGCGCTCGATGCGGCGGATGAATTCGGTCATGTCGACCGACTCGACCCGCATGCCGAGCCAGCGCTCGAAAAAGGCGGGATCGACGATCGACCCGGCGATCCCCATGGAGGTTCCGCCCATGGCCAGATAGGCGCGGCCCCGCATCGTCGCGGCGGCCAGTCCGGCGCGGACGAAGCGGAGGATTTTTTCCTCCACATCGTCGGGAATGTTTTTGTCCCCGCCGTCCTGCACGTCGCGTCCGTAGATCCCGAAAGCGGGCAAGCCTTTCTGGGTGTGACCGGCCAAGACCGCGGCGAGGTAAACCGCGCCGGGGCGCTCGGTGCCGTTGAAGCCCCAGACCGCTTTGGGCACCGACGGGTCGGCATCCATCGTCTCGGAGCCGTAGCACCAGCAAGGGGTCACGGTCAGCGAGACTCCGACGTTTTCTTGGCGGAACTTTTCCGCGCAAGCAGCGGCCTCGGCCACGCCGCCGATGCACGTGTCGGCAATGACGCATTTGACCGGTTCGCCGGTCGGATAACGGAGTTTCGACGAGATGAGCTTGGCCGTGACTTTGGCCATGCCCATGGTCTGGGCTTCGAGCGATTCGCGCACGCCACCGAGGCGCCCGTCGATCGTTGGACGGATACCGACTTTGGGGAGATTGGAGAGGACGGGGTTTTTCATAGGGAAGTGTTCAGTTTTCAGTGTTCAGCTTTCAGGATGTGGTGAGCTTCAGGGGGAAACAGCTGCCTCCTCAGGCAGCACCTTTCCCGATTTGGGTGCGGCGGTAATGTTCGTCGGGGCGTTGGTCGATACGGTCGCTTACTGCGGAAGGAAGGAATTTCGGACCACCCACAGCGAGAGTTCCGGCCAAGACACGCGCCCACTTGTCGAGCATCAGGAGAATGTTCATCACTTCGGAGTCGGAGGCACCAAGGGCGACGGGGCCGTGGTTTTCCAGGAGGATGACTTTCGGGGCTGC from Chthoniobacterales bacterium encodes:
- a CDS encoding L-fucose isomerase; translation: MKNPVLSNLPKVGIRPTIDGRLGGVRESLEAQTMGMAKVTAKLISSKLRYPTGEPVKCVIADTCIGGVAEAAACAEKFRQENVGVSLTVTPCWCYGSETMDADPSVPKAVWGFNGTERPGAVYLAAVLAGHTQKGLPAFGIYGRDVQDGGDKNIPDDVEEKILRFVRAGLAAATMRGRAYLAMGGTSMGIAGSIVDPAFFERWLGMRVESVDMTEFIRRIERGIYDKAEFAKALKWVKANCKEGKDWNSPKTKRPRKRLDAEWEISVKMALIARDLMVGNPQLAKMGFGEEAQGHHAIASGFQGQRQWTDHMPNGDFLEAILSTSFDWNGPRAPYIVATENDALNGASMLFGHLLTNTAQIFADLRTYWSADAIKRVSGETPSGPAAQGLLHLINSGPAALDGCGEQKINGQPAMKPFWDITPAEVKACIGATSWHPSITEYFPGGGWSTRYVTRGGMPATIYRINLVHGLGPALQIAEGQTVELPEKTHRLLEERTNPTWPTTWFAPRLTGQGAFGDTYSVMNNWGANHCVMSYGHIGADLISLASILRIPVYMHNVDRGQVFRPSAWSAFGTDDLMGADFRACANFGPLY